The Flexistipes sp. genomic interval TACTTGAGGATTTACTTTTGAACTACCAGGAGCGGAAGGCCAGACTGAGAAAAATGGGGTGGAATAAATTTATCCGCTCCCAGGAAGATAAAATTAATGACCGTAAGCCACCTGTGGCGGTTTTTGGTGTAGGTATAGAAAGGGGTATGGGTGATTATTTTATGGAATACGCCCAAGGCGGAATCGGTATTGTATTAAACGTTGTTAATAAAGATAATCCAATCGGATACTATATTTGCAGCGGAATGACAGCCGGTGCTGCATATATTCGTGGTAACATTTCCGATTCACAGCTTGGTGTTGGGGTGAAAAAAATCGAATATCTTACTGACTCTGATAAATCGATGCTCAAAAAGGAGATTGAGGACTTTCTTGATAAGTTTTTGAATATAAATATTGATGAAGAGTATGGTTCAAAACTCAGGGAATTTGCGGACAAATATAAAAGTGAACCCAGAATTGTATTGGATGAGTTTTGTAAAATTATCCCTGTTTCATCCGGCATAAGGGTTTCACGGATAAGTGAATAATTTATAATTTTTGACCGGTATGGGGCTTTATTGAATAGTTTTCAGGCATTTTAAGACCTTTGAATAACTAAAAAAAGTCACACCGAACTTGTTTCTGTATCTATAATTATTAGTAAGTTACGAGACCCTGTAGCACCAACCTGACAGGTTGGTAAATATGTGGAACACATTAAACAAATGATTACCTACGGTAAATTTATCTTCGCTATGCTCAGATGCTACAAGGTAAGAGCTTTGAATAATGTCTTTTTCTCCGTTTCAGGAAGTGGGACTTTAGTCCCGCATGCTTGATAATACTGGGTCTCGGAATAAACTTTGCACGGCTGAAGCCGAGCTTCCTGAATTATTCATAGCTCTCAGGGTGACAATAAAGCAATTATTTAAAAGCCTCGAAAAAAGTTATTAAAAGATTTTGAATTGTATCCAAAGCTGAGTATTAACATATAATTTATAAAGTTAATAAATTATAAATGCATAACCTGATTTTATTATCGAGCAATATATTCTTTGTATTAATTCAGTAGAAATAACATTTTTTTAAATGATTGTTTATAAAATTTCAGTAAAAAATTTAATATATAATATATCCTTGTTGAAAATAAGTTACAATTTTTATTTAATATAAAACTTTTTTATTTTTAATTTACAAAATAAAGTATTTGACATATATAATCCTGTTAAATAAAACATTTTTATATATAGGTTTTTATTAAATTTTGTTTGGTGTTTTATGATAAAGCATAACGAACCATTTTTTATTAAAATTAAAGGAGGTTTTATGAGTAACGGAAAATTTGCAGATGTAATTGTTGACAGAAAAGGGAAGGGTGAAGTCAAAGAAACATTTGACAAAGCTTCAAATGTAGCCGAAACAATAATTAGAGACACTTCGGCAAATCCTGCTCCACTCGGGCTTATGGGTTTTGGCATGACCACTATTTTGTTGAATATGCATAACGTTGGTTTATTCGGCCTCAGCAGTATGATTATTGCAATGGGTATTTTTTATGGTGGACTTGCACAAATTATCGCTGGTGTTATGGAGTGGAAAAAGAAAAACACTTTTGGAACTGTGGCTTTTACATCTTACGGTCTCTTCTGGATTACACTGGTGGCCATGATTTTGCTGCCGAAAGCCGGCTTGATTAGTGCTCCGGCAAGTCACGAGGTGGCTGCTTATCTGTTTTTCTGGGGAATGTTTACCCTCATTATGTTTATAGGTACATTTAAGATGAATAAAGCTTTAATGACTGTTTTCTTTTTACTGACTATACTTTTCTTTTTGCTGGGATTTGCAGATGCTACAGGTAATCCAATGCTGAAAGTGATAGCAGGATATGAAGGGATTTTATGCGGGCTTTCTGCCGTATATGCCGGTGCTGCTCAGATTTTAAATGAAGTTTACGGAAGGACTTTGCTTCCTCTCGGAGATTTGTAATCAATCAAATGTGTTCTTAAAAGATTTAAAGCCTCCTTTACGGAGGCTTTTTTATTTTGTATTATATTTTTGCCTATCTTATGCTATATTTATACAGTTTAATTATTTATATCTCAAGTTTCGCACTTCTCTGTGTCATTGCGAAACCCTGTGAAAAACAGGGTTGTGGCAATCTCAAAATGATATAAAAAGAGAGATTGCTTCGTCGTTATCACTTCCTGCCCTGTTAAATGCCACAGGCAATCAGCGAAGCTGATATTTAACAGGGTGAACAAAGACGTGCAATAAGTGCAAGTGCGAAACTTGTGTTAATATTTGGTTTTAGGAGCAGCTTTTTAATATGCACAGAGTTAAAGGGTATTTAAGAAATACTTTCTTACTTGGGATCCTGACTACTTTACCCATTATCATTACATATTTTTTTCTAAGTTTTATTTTCAAAAAAGTCACAGGCTTTCTTATTCCTTTCATTGATTTTGTAGCTTCTAAATTAGGTATAACACTTACTGTCTTTGCTAAACAGTCTCTCTCGTTAATAGTGTTAATTTTTTTACTTTTTATTATAGGGATAATCGCCAAAAATTATTTTGGTAAAAAAATCATAAGCTTTTTTGAATATCTTCTTGTAAAAATACCACTGGTCAGAGGGGTTTATTCATCAATCCGCCAAGTGGTGGAAACTTTTCAGGTTTCAGGCGGGACGAGTTTTAAGAAAGTAGTTCTTCTGGAATACCCCATGCAAAAAAAGTACAGCATTGGGTTTGTAACAAAAGAGACCTCCGGATTTTTGAATAATAAAGTTAACAATGAATCTTATAACATTTTTGTTCCAACCACTCCCAACCCGACTTCCGGATTTATACTTATAGTACCTAAATGCGAGGTTATAGAGCTTGATATAACTATTGATGAGGGTATAAGATTTGTTATTTCTGCCGGTTTGATTTCTCCGGAAGCCGCAGAAAAATTAAAATCAGGTTCAAAATAATAGTAAATTGTTCCAGGAGGTGGATATTGTTTTTTAACACCGGAATAATCGGTTTTCCCTTAAGGCATTCTTTGTCACCTTTGCTGCATAACTTTTTTATTTATCATGCTGAAGTAAACGGCGGTTATTGTTGTTTCGAGGTTTCCAAAGCTGATAATCTGCCAAAAACACTTTCCTTTTTAATAGAATCGGGGTTTGTTGGTGTTAATGTTACACTGCCTTATAAAACTGACATTATGAGATATATTGATAAAACAGATTCTGCAGCTTCAGAAATAGGCGCAGTAAACACGTTATTGTTCGGTGATAGTGGTATTTTAGGGTTAAATACCGATGTTTTCGGGATTGGAAAAACTTTTAAATATCATGGCATATCATGTTTGGGTAAAGATATACTCGTACTGGGAGCAGGTGGTTCAACAAAAGCTTTGCTGTATTATCTAAAGAGCCAGAGTTATAAATCTTTAACTATAGTAAACAGAACGCCGGTTAAGGGAGAAAAAATGCTGGCACACTTTGGCTTGAATAAGTGCAGGGTGAAAAATATTGACTCTTTGAAAAAATATAATGAATATGATATAATTATAAATACTACTTCAATGGGGCTGGATGGTGGAAGGTTTTTGGACATGTCTGATATAAAATGCAGAGAGTTTGCTTTTGATTTTCAATATTCCGTAAACTTGACACCATTCCTGAAAGAGTACTATAAACAGGATATTATTTGTTCAGATGGGCTGATGATGTTGATTTATCAGGGAGCCGAATCGTTTTCCAGGTGGGCAGAGAATATTTTTGTGAAGAAACAATTAAACATCGAAAAGGAACTTGAAATACTGAAAAAAAAATTAAGGAGAGCTGTCTGATATGCTTGCAAGAAAAATCGGTGCTATATTATTAAGTGAAAATCTTATTACCCATGAGCAGCTTGAGAAAGCCATCGAGGTTCAGAAAAAAGAAGGGGGGAGATTAGGCTCAACACTTATAAAGCTTGGCTATGTGGATGAGTCAAAAATTGCTGAATTTCTGAGTAAACAATATAATGTCCCCTATGTAAATCTCAAAGAAATTGATATTGATAACAGGATATTAAGCAGCATACCCGCAGACTTAAGCAGAAAATTTCTTGTCATACCGTTTGACAGGGAAGGTCAAACTCTGAAGGTGGCTATTGCAGATCCTTCTAATGTTTATGCAATCGAAGAACTGAGGTTTGTTACGGGGTTTAATATTAAGCCTTATGTTGCCGTTGAGTCTTCAATCAGAGAATATCTGGATATGCAGTCCGAATCTGTTGATAACACTCTGGCGGAACTGGAAGATATGGAAATTGCTGATATGGAGTATGAACAGGAGGAAGAGGAAGAAGTAAAGTTAGATGTGTTGAAAAAAGAAGTTGAGGATACTCCTACCGTTAAGCTTGTGAATCATATAATGAATGAGGCGGTTAAAAGGGGAGCTTCTGATATACATGTGGAGCCGTATGAGAAAATTTTTAGGGTAAGGTTCAGAATCGACGGCGTTATGCATGAATTTATGAGACCGCCTAAAAAGATTAGAAATGCAGTTATTTCCAGGCTGAAAATTCTGGCGGATCTGGATATAGCAGAAAGAAGGCTGCCTCAGGATGGAAGAATAAAATTAAAAGTTGGCAAACATTCTGTTGATATGAGGGTTTCAACACTTCCTGTACTGTTTGGTGAAAAAGTTGTTATGAGGATCCTTGATAAGAGCAGTCTTCAGCTTGATATGGAGAAACTCGGCTTTGAACAATCATCTCTGGATAAGTTTATAAAGGGAATTGAAAGCCCTTATGGAATGGTGCTTGTTACAGGCCCCACAGGAAGCGGTAAATCTACGACACTTTATTCAGCGTTGAGTAGACTAAATAAGGACGATGTCAATATTATGACAGCTGAAGATCCTGTTGAGTATAACCTTTTCGGGATAAACCAGGTCCAGATGAAAGAAGAGATAGGACTTAATTTTGCTTCTGCATTGAGATCATTTTTAAGACAAGACCCCGATATTATTATGGTAGGGGAAATCAGGGACTATGAAACTGCTGAGATAGCAATAAAAGCTGCTCTGACCGGCCACCTTGTTTTGTCTACACTCCATACCAATGATGCTCCCAGTACGGTAAACAGGCTGCTAAATATGGGAATTGAACCTTTTCTCGTGGCATCATCCACAGTTATTATTCTGGCTCAAAGACTGGCCAGAAAACTTTGCCCTTCGTGTTCGGAAGAAATTAAGCTCCCCAAAGAGGCTCTGTTGTCGGTAGGATTCAAAGAAGAGGAAATAGGGAAATTTAATCCAAAAAAAGGTAAAGGATGCGACAAGTGCAACGGCACAGGTTACAAAGGAAGAGTGGCTCTTTATGAAGTGATGGGAGTTACTGAAGGAATTAAGGAGCTTGTATTAAGAGGGGCTAATGCCAACGAGTTAAAAGCCAAAGCAATGGAAGAAAGTATGATTTCTCTCAGGAGAAGCGGACTGGAAAAAGTGAAAAAAGGGGTTACAACTATAGAGGAGGTAGTAAGGGTAACTTTTGAAGAATAAAATTTTTTGATAATTAGAAAAATAGTGTTATTATTAATAAAGGATGATTGAACAGTTCCCGTCCGTGGGCGGGGCGAGAAAAGGGGGAATTTATGTATTCTTTGCAGGAATTATTGCAGAAGATGATAGATATGGGCGCCACAGACCTTCATTTGACTGTGGGTTCCAGCCCTGTTTTCAGAGTAAACGGAATGCTTGTAAGAACAGAAGGTGAAGCACTCAGTGCAAATGATACAAAAAAGATGTGTTACAGCATAATGACAGAGGCTCAGAAAAAGACTTTTGAAGAGGAGCTGGAGCTGGACCTGTCCTTCGGTATAAAAGGGCTCAGCAGGTTCAGGGCAAACTTTTTTATGCAGCGGGGTGCTATGGCTGCAGCGATGCGCCGGATACCATACCAGGTTATGTCATTTGAACAGCTAGGTGTACCTAAAATTGTGGAAAGCTTGTGTGAAAAATCAAGAGGGCTTGTTCTTGTTACCGGGCCTACCGGGAGTGGTAAATCAACTACTTTGGCGTCTATGATTGATAAGATTAATCACGAAAAAAAGGTGCACATTATTACAGTTGAAGATCCTATTGAATACCTGCATAATCATGATAAAGCACTGATTAATCAAAGAGAGGTCAATTCAGATACAAAATCATTTGCAAAAGCACTCAAATACATATTGAGGCAGGATCCTGATGTTGCGCTTGTCGGTGAAATGAGAGACCTTGAAACCATTGAAGCGGCTTTGACTGTTTCAGAAACCGGACACCTTACTTTCGGTACACTTCATACGAACAGTGCTGTCCAAACGATAAACAGGATAATAGATGTTTTTCCTCCTCATCAGCAGTCTCAAATCAGAGCTCAGCTTTCTTTTGTTCTAGAGGGTGTCATATGTCAGCAGCTTCTTCAGACTTCCGATGGTAACAGCAGAGTGCTCGCTTGCGAGGTGCTTGTACCAAACTCAGGTATTAGAAATCTTATAAGAGAGGATAAGCTTCATCAGATATATTCTATGATGCAGTCAGGCCAGGCAGAACACGGTATGATTACAATGACACAGTCTTTATATGCTTTGTACAGGAAGAATTTAATTTCATATGAAGATGCTGTTAACAGAGCTGTATATCCCGATGAAGTTAGGCAGCTTATTGAAAGGGGAAATGTTGTCAGCAAAAAGAAAAGTGGACGTCTTTAAAAGCCGGACTACTCCTCCTTTGAATTCATCCTGGGGAAGTAGTCTGGTGAATATGTGGAACACATTAATGGAGGATTAAATGCCTAAGTATGTTTATAGTGGTGTTGATATGACAGGCAAGCCTGCCAGCGGACAGATCAGCGCCAAAAATAAAGCAGAGGCGGAGCAGGTACTTAAAAACCGTAAAATAAATGTCAGTCAACTCAAAATGGACTGGAAAAATATCGAATTATCATTTGGAGAGAAAATCAAAGACGAAGATTTGGTTATTGTTACCAGACAGATGGCTACTATGATCAATGCAGGTCTTTCTATCGTTAAGTGTTTGGAAATTGTAGCAAGTCAGGCACCGAAAAAGAAATTGAGGCAAATTTTTGAAGATGTGAAAAACCAGATAGAACAGGGCTCAACATTCAGCAAAGCTCTTGAAAAACATAAAAACGTTTTTGGAACATTATATATAAACATGGTTGCCGCCGGTGAGGCCGGGGGTCTCCTTGATACAATTTTGGACAGACTCTCCATCTACATGGAAAAATCCATGTCTCTAAAAAGAAAAGTTAAATCCGCAATGATGTACCCGTCGATAGTTTTAATAGTTGCAGTGCTTGTGGTATGGGGGCTGCTGGTTTTCATCATCCCCAAGTTTGAAGCCATGTACGAAGGTTTTGGTGGAACTCTGCCCGCACTTACCCAGTTTACCATAGGAATAAGCAATTTTCTCTCAAGCTGGTATGGAGGCGGCTTGCTGGCGGTGTTAATAATAGCACTGGTTGTTACTGTGGGAACAATTTATAAAAAATCCGAGCGTGGAAGGTATGCTATTGACCAGATGCTCCTGAAGGTTCCCAAAATCGGCGATCTTATTAAAAAAGTCTCGGTATCTAAATTTACAAGGACATTCGGAACGCTTTTGAGCA includes:
- the aroE gene encoding shikimate dehydrogenase, translating into MFFNTGIIGFPLRHSLSPLLHNFFIYHAEVNGGYCCFEVSKADNLPKTLSFLIESGFVGVNVTLPYKTDIMRYIDKTDSAASEIGAVNTLLFGDSGILGLNTDVFGIGKTFKYHGISCLGKDILVLGAGGSTKALLYYLKSQSYKSLTIVNRTPVKGEKMLAHFGLNKCRVKNIDSLKKYNEYDIIINTTSMGLDGGRFLDMSDIKCREFAFDFQYSVNLTPFLKEYYKQDIICSDGLMMLIYQGAESFSRWAENIFVKKQLNIEKELEILKKKLRRAV
- a CDS encoding type II secretion system F family protein, whose translation is MPKYVYSGVDMTGKPASGQISAKNKAEAEQVLKNRKINVSQLKMDWKNIELSFGEKIKDEDLVIVTRQMATMINAGLSIVKCLEIVASQAPKKKLRQIFEDVKNQIEQGSTFSKALEKHKNVFGTLYINMVAAGEAGGLLDTILDRLSIYMEKSMSLKRKVKSAMMYPSIVLIVAVLVVWGLLVFIIPKFEAMYEGFGGTLPALTQFTIGISNFLSSWYGGGLLAVLIIALVVTVGTIYKKSERGRYAIDQMLLKVPKIGDLIKKVSVSKFTRTFGTLLSSGVAILDALDIVARTSGNKVIEKHLLRSKADIEGGKTVVAPLEKAGVFPPMVTQMISVGEETGALDQMLTKIADFYDDEVDRAVDGLTKMIEPLLMIFVGGAVGFVIIAMYLPIFKLGSVVGG
- the pilB gene encoding type IV-A pilus assembly ATPase PilB, which encodes MLARKIGAILLSENLITHEQLEKAIEVQKKEGGRLGSTLIKLGYVDESKIAEFLSKQYNVPYVNLKEIDIDNRILSSIPADLSRKFLVIPFDREGQTLKVAIADPSNVYAIEELRFVTGFNIKPYVAVESSIREYLDMQSESVDNTLAELEDMEIADMEYEQEEEEEVKLDVLKKEVEDTPTVKLVNHIMNEAVKRGASDIHVEPYEKIFRVRFRIDGVMHEFMRPPKKIRNAVISRLKILADLDIAERRLPQDGRIKLKVGKHSVDMRVSTLPVLFGEKVVMRILDKSSLQLDMEKLGFEQSSLDKFIKGIESPYGMVLVTGPTGSGKSTTLYSALSRLNKDDVNIMTAEDPVEYNLFGINQVQMKEEIGLNFASALRSFLRQDPDIIMVGEIRDYETAEIAIKAALTGHLVLSTLHTNDAPSTVNRLLNMGIEPFLVASSTVIILAQRLARKLCPSCSEEIKLPKEALLSVGFKEEEIGKFNPKKGKGCDKCNGTGYKGRVALYEVMGVTEGIKELVLRGANANELKAKAMEESMISLRRSGLEKVKKGVTTIEEVVRVTFEE
- a CDS encoding acetate uptake transporter, with the protein product MSNGKFADVIVDRKGKGEVKETFDKASNVAETIIRDTSANPAPLGLMGFGMTTILLNMHNVGLFGLSSMIIAMGIFYGGLAQIIAGVMEWKKKNTFGTVAFTSYGLFWITLVAMILLPKAGLISAPASHEVAAYLFFWGMFTLIMFIGTFKMNKALMTVFFLLTILFFLLGFADATGNPMLKVIAGYEGILCGLSAVYAGAAQILNEVYGRTLLPLGDL
- a CDS encoding DUF502 domain-containing protein → MHRVKGYLRNTFLLGILTTLPIIITYFFLSFIFKKVTGFLIPFIDFVASKLGITLTVFAKQSLSLIVLIFLLFIIGIIAKNYFGKKIISFFEYLLVKIPLVRGVYSSIRQVVETFQVSGGTSFKKVVLLEYPMQKKYSIGFVTKETSGFLNNKVNNESYNIFVPTTPNPTSGFILIVPKCEVIELDITIDEGIRFVISAGLISPEAAEKLKSGSK
- a CDS encoding type IV pilus twitching motility protein PilT; translated protein: MYSLQELLQKMIDMGATDLHLTVGSSPVFRVNGMLVRTEGEALSANDTKKMCYSIMTEAQKKTFEEELELDLSFGIKGLSRFRANFFMQRGAMAAAMRRIPYQVMSFEQLGVPKIVESLCEKSRGLVLVTGPTGSGKSTTLASMIDKINHEKKVHIITVEDPIEYLHNHDKALINQREVNSDTKSFAKALKYILRQDPDVALVGEMRDLETIEAALTVSETGHLTFGTLHTNSAVQTINRIIDVFPPHQQSQIRAQLSFVLEGVICQQLLQTSDGNSRVLACEVLVPNSGIRNLIREDKLHQIYSMMQSGQAEHGMITMTQSLYALYRKNLISYEDAVNRAVYPDEVRQLIERGNVVSKKKSGRL